From a region of the Corallococcus coralloides DSM 2259 genome:
- the ruvB gene encoding Holliday junction branch migration DNA helicase RuvB has translation MAMARKSDDTLSGDVQPEDIRLEASLRPRTFDEYVGQGTVVEKLKVYVAAARSRGDALDHCLFSGPPGLGKTSLAHIIANELGVGIHVTSGPALEKKGDLAGLLTNLNERDILFIDEIHRLNAAVEEYLYPAMEDFRLDITIDTGPAARAMKIDLPPFTLVGATTRTGLLTSPLRDRFQIQDRLEYYEPKFLEQILDRSARILGVPMDRAASREVSTRSRGTPRIANRLLRRLRDFAQVEGNGRITYDLAHDSLSRLGVDASGLDAMDRKILLTILEKFGGGPVGVETIAASVGEQRDTIEDVYEPFLMQEGFLMRTPRGRTATLRTYQYFKKTPPPSSPQGALF, from the coding sequence ATGGCGATGGCGAGGAAGTCCGACGACACCCTCTCGGGAGATGTTCAGCCGGAAGACATCCGGCTGGAGGCCTCCCTGCGCCCGCGCACCTTCGACGAGTACGTGGGGCAGGGGACGGTCGTCGAAAAGCTCAAGGTGTACGTGGCCGCGGCCAGGAGCCGGGGTGACGCGCTGGACCACTGTCTGTTCTCCGGCCCTCCGGGCCTGGGCAAGACGTCGCTCGCGCACATCATCGCGAACGAGCTGGGTGTGGGCATCCACGTCACCAGCGGCCCCGCGCTGGAGAAGAAGGGCGACCTGGCGGGCCTGCTCACCAACCTCAACGAGCGGGACATCCTCTTCATCGACGAGATCCACCGCCTCAACGCCGCCGTGGAGGAGTACCTCTACCCGGCGATGGAGGACTTCCGGCTGGACATCACCATCGACACCGGGCCCGCCGCCCGCGCGATGAAGATTGATCTGCCGCCCTTCACGCTGGTGGGCGCCACCACGCGCACGGGCCTGCTCACGTCCCCCCTGCGCGACCGCTTCCAGATTCAAGATCGCTTGGAGTACTACGAGCCGAAGTTCCTGGAGCAGATATTGGACCGCTCCGCGCGCATCCTCGGCGTGCCCATGGACCGCGCCGCCAGCCGCGAGGTCTCCACCCGCTCGCGCGGCACGCCTCGCATCGCGAACCGCCTGCTGCGCCGCCTGCGCGACTTCGCCCAGGTGGAGGGCAACGGCCGCATCACCTACGACCTGGCGCACGACTCGCTGAGCCGCCTGGGCGTGGACGCCAGCGGCCTGGACGCGATGGACCGCAAGATTCTCCTCACCATCCTGGAGAAGTTCGGCGGCGGCCCGGTGGGCGTGGAGACCATCGCCGCGAGCGTGGGCGAACAGCGCGACACCATCGAGGACGTCTACGAGCCCTTCCTCATGCAGGAGGGCTTCCTCATGCGCACGCCCCGGGGCCGCACCGCCACGCTGCGCACCTACCAGTACTTCAAGAAGACGCCGCCCCCCAGCTCCCCGCAAGGGGCGCTCTTCTAG